A portion of the Bombina bombina isolate aBomBom1 chromosome 11, aBomBom1.pri, whole genome shotgun sequence genome contains these proteins:
- the ARPC1B gene encoding actin-related protein 2/3 complex subunit 1B, which translates to MAFHSFLLEPISCHAWNKDGNQIAFCPNSHDVHIYKKDGDKWTKLHELKEHNGQVTGIDWAPESNRIVTCGTDRNAYVWTLKNNVWKPTLVILRINRAARCVKWSPRENKFAVGSSSRLISICYFEQENDWWVCKHIKKPIRSTVLSLDWHPNNVLLAAGSSDFKSRIFSAYIKEVEERPAPTPWGNKMPFGELMFESSSNCGWVHSVCFSHSGDRMAWVSHDSTVCISDANKKMRIASLNTDNLPFLCLTFITENSLVAAGHDCYPVLYVYDEAQGTLSFGGRLDVPKQSSQRGMTARERFQNLDKKASSDVNNVSLDSLHKNSISQISVVSGGKAKCTKFCTTGMDGGVCIWDVKSLESAMKDLKIK; encoded by the exons AAATCGCTTTCTGCCCCAATAGTCATGATGTTCACATCTATAAGAAGGATGGTGACAAATGGACCAAACTGCATGAGCTGAAGGAGCACAACGGCCAAGTGACGG GTATAGACTGGGCCCCAGAGAGTAACCGCATTGTGACATGTGGAACAGACCGGAACGCCTACGTATGGACATTGAAGAACAACGTATGGAAACCTACCTTAGTCATTCTGAGGATCAACCGCGCTGCACGCTGTGTGAAGTGGTCACCCCGTGAGAACAAGTTTGCTGTGGGCAGCAGCTCCAGGCTCATCTCTATCTGCTACTTtgagcaagagaatgactg GTGGGTCTGCAAACACATAAAGAAACCTATTCGCTCCACCGTTCTCAGTCTAGACTGGCACCCTAATAACGTACTGCTGGCCGCTGGATCAAGTGACTTTAAGAGCAG GATTTTCTCTGCCTATATTAAGGAGGTGGAGGAGCGGCCTGCGCCTACACCATGGGGCAATAAGATGCCCTTTGGGGAGCTGATGTTTGAGTCAAGCAGCAACTGTGGATGGGTACACAGTGTCTGCTTCTCACACAGTGGGGACCGAATGGCCTGGGTGAGCCATGATAGCACTGTCTGCATCTCTGATGCCAACAAGAAGATGAG GATCGCCAGTTTGAACACGGATAACTTACCGTTCCTGTGTCTGACCTTCATCACAGAGAATAGTCTGGTGGCTGCT GGTCATGACTGCTATCCTGTACTCTATGTGTACGATGAGGCCCAGGGGACCCTGAGCTTCGGGGGAAGACTGGATGTCCCCAAGCAAAGCTCCCAGAGGGGAATGACCGCCAGAGAGCGATTCCAGAATCTGGACAAGAAGGCCAGCTCTGACGTCAACAACGTGAGCCTGGATTCCTTACACAAGAACAGCATCAG CCAAATCTCTGTTGTGAGTGGCGGGAAGGCCAAATGTACTAAATTCTGCACCACAGGGATGGATGGCGGTGTGTGCATTTGGGACGTGAAG AGCCTGGAATCCGCCATGAAGGATCTGAAGATAAAATGA
- the PDAP1 gene encoding 28 kDa heat- and acid-stable phosphoprotein (The sequence of the model RefSeq protein was modified relative to this genomic sequence to represent the inferred CDS: added 13 bases not found in genome assembly) — protein MPKGGKKGSHKGRVRQYTSPEEIDAQIKAEKEKAQDEEFGEGGAAGDPTKEKKEPNSDDSDEDDDEDYQAKRKGVEGLIDIENPNRLPQSSKKVTNIDLERPKELSRREREEIEKQKAKERYMKMHLAGKTDQAKADLARLAIIRKQREEAAKKKEEEKKLKDTTATSTKGIQSMSLN, from the exons GTAAAAAAGGGAGCCACAAAGGCCGTGTGCGGCAGTACACAAGTCCTGAAGAGATTGATGCTCAGATTAAAGCCGAGAAGGAAAAGGCTCAG GATGAGGAGTTTGGTGAAGGAGGCGCTGCTGGAGATCCCACGAAGGAGAAGAAGGAGCCGAATTCAGATGACAGTGACGAGGACGATGATGAAGACTATCAG GCAAAGCGTAAAGGAGTGGAAGGTCTGATAGATATAGAGAATCCTAACCGGTTACCACAGTCATCCAAGAAGGTCACTAATATCGATCTGGAGCGGCCTAAGGAGCTTTCGCGTAGAGAGAG GGAAGAAATTGAGAAGCAGAAAGCAAAAGAGCGCTACATGAAGATGCATTTAGCAGGAAAAACTGACCAAGCAAAGGCCGACCTGGCGCGACTAGCGATAATCCGCAAACAGAGGGAGGAGGCGgcaaagaaaaaggaagaagaaaagaaaT TGAAAGACACAACGGCCACGTCCACCAAAGGCATACAGTCGATGTCTCTGAACTAA